CGCGGCCGCCTGATTCCCCGCGGCGCCTGCCGCACGACTTTGAAAGGAAGCACCATGGCTTTGCGCATCGCCTACGTCACCAGCGGCATGGGCCATACCGGCACCGCGATCTGCCAGGCGCTGCATCGCGCCGGCCATCGCGTGGTCGCCGGCTGCGGTCCGCGTTCGTCCCGCAAGGACCACTGGCTGAAGGAACAGAAGTCGCTGGGTTACGACTTCATCGCCTCGGAAGGCGACGCCACGGACTGGGCGTCGACCGAGGCCGCGTTCGCCAAGGTCCGGCGCGAGGTCGGCGAGATCGACGTGCTGGTCAACAATGCCGGTTCGATGCTGGACATGCGCTTTCGGCAGATGAGTCACGCCGACTGGTCGGCCGTCCTGCGCAGCAACCTGGACACGCTCTTTAACAGCACCAAGCAGGTCGTCGACAGCATGGCGGACCGGGGTTGGGGGCGGATCATCAACATCGGATCGGTCGCGGCCGAGAAAGGCCAGATCGGCCAGATCAACTTCGCGACCGCCAAGGGCGCGGTCATCGGTTTTACGCGCTCGCTCGCGCAGGAAGTCGCCGCGCGCGGCGTGACGGTGAACCTGGTGTCGCCGGGCTTCATCGCCGACGATACCGTCCGCGCCTTCCCGCCGGCGCTGCTGGACCGCATCGTCGAAAGCGTGCCGGTGGGCAGGCTGGGCACCGCGCAGGACCTGGCCGGGCTGTGCGTGTGGCTGGGGTCTGACGAGGCCGCGTTTGTCACCGGCGCCAACTACGCCATCAACGGCGGCGTGTACATGAGCTGATGCGAGGGCGTCAGGCCCGCGCAGGTCAGACGCCGCGGCGTTTCAGGAAGTCGGCGATGGAGGTCGCGGTGCGCTTGCTGTCTGCCAGCCATTCCACGCGCCATTCGGTGATGCGTTCCTCGGTGTAGTGTTCAAAGACGCCTGGCGTGGGCTCGTTGATGGACTCCAACTGCCGCACCAACACCAGCGGTTGTTCCGCGCCCGGCGTGTCTTGCGAAAACGCCGCGGCGTCTTCAAAGGTGTCAAAGGCGTAGTAGTAATCGTCGCCGTCGTGCAGGTCTTCGCCGCCCGCATGCGGGTGCACCCACACGCGATACTCCAGGACGTCGTCGTAGAAATAGCCGCCGCCCGATTTGGTCATGGCGGGGTATTCGCCCACCTGATCGGGATCGATGGCGACGGGGTGGGCGGATGAACTGTCGGGTGTCATGGCGCGGCGGGCTCCGAGTGATCTGGGTGCGCAGGTAAGCAGGGCCGACACCTTATCGCAGTTTCGTGATGCTGCCGTGCCACAATGTGCCGGTTTTATCGCATCAGGAGCGAGATTCCATGGCAAGAAAGTCTTTGTATGTCGCGGCCGGTTTGGGGCTGATGTCGCTGGTGGTGCTTGCCGCCTGCGGCAAGAAGGACGCGTATCCGCCCGAGGTTCAGCGCGAAACCTACAGCTCTTGCGTGGCGGGCTTCAAGTCCAAGGTCCCGGTCACGCCCAAGGCGGAATCTGTCGCCGCCAGCTACTGCAACTGCGTGGTCGATGGGTTGCAGAAGTCCGTGCCGTACGAAGAGTTCAAGCAGCTGGACCAGCTTCTGTCCACCAAGAGTTCGACGCCGGATATGGAAAGGCTGGGCAAGGGTGTGTCCGACGTGGTCAATACCTGCTTGAAGCGCGAGATGCCCAAGGGCTGACCTGCGCGGCAGCGCCGTTGTCAGCGAAACACCGACCAGGCCAGCGTTGCCGGCGCGTCCCGCCGCCACTGCAGCGTCTGCGCCATGGGGTCGTTGTTCTTCCAGCCCATGCGTTCGTAGGCGTCAAGGATTTCGGTGGGGGTATTCATCGGCCGAGTTTCGTCGATACGTCCGTATGCGTGCCACGGTCCAGATCCGCGCCAAGCGACCTGTCCCATGCGGGCAGCGTCTGCAGTTCATCACTGACTTCACCCGCTTCGATGCGTCGCGCAATGTCGTCCAGCAATTGCGTGCGCGTGGCGAACCCCCGGCCCTGCAGGTCTCGTGCGAACAGCCGGTAACGCAGATTGGGTTCAGCGCCCTTCATCACGCCCAGATTCAGGATGTGGCCTTGCTCGTTACGCAGCAGCAGATGGCCGGGGCGGGCATAGATGCGGTAAATGCGCCAGGGCGACGAGATGGTGGCGCGACTGGGATGCGGATCGCGCCGGATGTCGCTACGGCCGCCGGACGGCGGTGGCGTCGAAGGTAGGCGTTTGATGCACGCGTTGGCGAACCGGGCGATGGATCTTCTGATGACGCTCACGCAGCGCCCGCCGTCATCGCGGAAAAATCATTGGAGCAGGGGACTGGCGGCAGGGGCTGGCGCTGAATGACCACGGGTTGTTCCTCATATGGCGATACGGCGAGGCGACGCGCGTTCAAGCACCACGCGCCCAGCATACGCGCTTTGGGCGGCCGGCTTGCGCGCTGAGGTGATTTGGTTACGCATTAAGCACAAAGCGCGTTGACTTCCCCCTGAACGCCGCCCATAGTGGCCTAGAAGCTTTTCGAGCATCGTGATTTTCGTCCGGTCGTGCACCCTCAAAGGGCGCCTAATTGTTCGCGATCCTTTCCTTGACTGGCCTCATTTCGCGGGTCCGCCCGCATTTAAAGGAAAGCGTCAATGGAAACCGGAATTGTGAAGTGGTTCAACGATGCCAAGGGTTTTGGCTTCATCATGCCCGAGGACGGTGGCAAGGACATCTTTGCGCACTTCTCGGAGATCGTCAGCGACGGCCACAAAGTGCTTCTTGAAAATCAGCGTGTCAGCTATGTGACCGCGCAAGGCGCCAAGGGCCCTCACGCGACGCAGATTCGCGCATTGTGATCGGCGGCCGCAAGGCCTATCGGTCAGATATTGGAGGTCCCATGCTTCAAAACAATATGGTCTACAAGGGCTACCGGCTTACCGCGAGCGTGTCCCGGGTTTCCATCGGGAACGCGCGCAGGCCGGCCTTTACCGCAACGGTCGCCGTGGAATTGGCGGGCGATATGGACCGGCTCGGCGAGCCGCATGCCGTGCCGCTGTTCGACGCCGGCGGGTTTGTCGCCACGCCCGGCATGGCGGTCGACGCCGCGATCACGCATGGCCGCTTGATGGTGGATGCGCATTCCCGGGCAGAGTGACGGCGCGATGCGAGCCGGCCGGTAGCGCCGATCGCCGCTCCTGCACGCTGCAATAACCAGACAGGGCCGCCTTCGTTACGGGGGCGGCCCTTCTGCTTTTTGGGCGATGGCCCGCCGGTTTGCACGCGGCATTCTTTTGGTTTAAATTTCGGAAAAATTCTCATTTAGATTTGATCTCAGGGATCGCCGGGAGGGGTGTTGGCCGCAGAATCGGGTGTACAGCAGCAGTTGCACACGCTGTACCGCGACCATCATTCCTGGCTGTTTGGCTGGCTGCGCAAACGCATGGGTTGTGCGCACAATGCCGCGGACGTCGCGCAGGACACGTTCGAACGTCTTCTCGCATCGCGCGACGTCCTGATGGGGCAGCGTCTGCAGATCAACGAGCCGCGCGCCTACCTGACCACGACCGCGAAACGATTGTTGATCGACCGCGCTCGCCGCGAGCAGCTTGAACGCGCCTATCTGGCCGAACTCGAGCTGATGGCCGAGGACCTGCCGCAGTATCCGTCCCCCGAGCAATTGCTGATCGCCGTGCAGGCGCTGGACCAGATCTGCCGTGTCCTGGAAGGCGTGTCGGCCAAGGCGCGTGCGGCTTTTCTGCTGCACTACCTGGACGGGCAGACGCATGCCGCGGTGGCCGGCCATCTGGGCGTGTCCACGAAGATGGTGCAGAAGTATCTGGTGCAGGTCCTGCTGCACTGCGGCCGTCTGCTCGCCTGACACGGAAAGCCGCAGATGTCCGCGACCGTCTCCGACAATGACGCATTGGCCGCCCAGGCGGCGCAATGGATCGTGGCGCTTTCGGCCGACGACGGCATCGAGCGCGAGCGCGCGCGCACGCAGTTCGAAGCATGGAAGCGGGCCGATCCTCGCCACGCCGCCGCGGCGGCCGGCATGGAGCGGCTCCTGGGACAAGTGAGCGACGTTCGCAGCACGGGCACGGGCGGTGCGGGCAATGCCGCGGTGGCGTCGATGCTGGCCATGCAAGGCAAGCGCCGCCGGATCAAGACCTATGTGGCGGCACTGGCCTTGACGTGCACGCTGGCCGTGCCCGCGTGGATGGCGCTTCAAGCCTATCCGCCGTCCTATCTGCTGGCCGACGTGCGCGCCGGAACGGGGCAGTGGAAGACCCAGACGCTGGCGGACGGCACGCGCATCACCTTGAACAGCGCCAGCGCGGTCAACCTGCGCTACGACGCCGCTCGCCGCACGATCGAGCTGCTGCAGGGCGAGATCCTGGTCGACGTGGCCAAGGACGCGGCCCGCCCCTTCGTGATCGAGACGCGCGACGGCGCCATGCGGGCCGTGGGAACGCGCTTCGTGGTCAGCCGCGAGGAAGATTCGACAGTGCTGCGGGTGCTGGAATCCAAGGTCACGGTACAGACCGCGGACCAGCGCCGAGCGCGCAGCGCGGAATCGGCCCTGATCGAGGCCGGCCAGGCCGTGCGCATCCGCCCCGATGGCCTGGGCCTGGTCACGGCGATCGATCCGCGCAGCGTCGAGGATGCCTGGGCGCAGCATCGGCTGTTCGTGGAGGACCGGCCGCTGGCGGAGGTGCTGGACACGCTGAACCGCCACCGCAGCGGCCACATCCAGTACGACGCCGCCGCCATCGGCCACCTGCGCATTTCGGCGGTGTTGCCGCTGGACGATACCGACCGCGCCCTGCAGTTGCTGGCCGCAAACCTGCCCGGCCTGCGCATCCGGACCTATACGCCTTATCTCGTGCGCGTGGACCTGCCGGCGGCGCCCTGATATCGCTTCAAAAAATAATTGGTGATGCTGGTTCCAGTTCGGGATTCTCGCTCGTCAAGGAAAGAGAACACCCGAACAGGACCCGAAGACATGGCATTCCTTAGCCGTGGCGCGCCGCGCGCCAACGCGTACCCCTCCGGCCGCATCCGCCGCCTTACCCTTGCACGGCATCTGCCGCTGGCCATCGCCGCCGCGCTGGCTGTGCTGGAGCCGCCTGCCGTGCAGGCACAGTCCGCACCGTCGGCGGCGATGGCGTACGACATTCCCGCCGGACCGCTTGCGCCCGCGCTCAGCCGTTATGCCCAGCAATCTGGCGCCGAAATCGTGCTGGACGTGCGTGCCCTGGACGGAATCAGCACAGAGGGGCTGCGCGGACGTTATGGCGTGAACGAAGGCTTTGATGCGCTGCTGCAGGGCACGGGCTATCGCGCCAGCAAGACGGCCGTCGGCTACGTGCTGGTGCCGGCGCCGGGCCGCGATGGTGTAACGACGCTGGATGCTGTCCGTGTGGACGGCAGCGGCGTGCGCAGCGCAACGACCGAGGGGTCGGGCTCGTATGCGGCCAGGGCGGTCACCCTGACCAAAGGCGCCCAGTCGCTTCGTGAGATTCCGCAATCGGTGTCCGTGATGACGCGCCAGCAGATGGACGACCAGGGCCTGACGACGGTGGCCGAGGCATTGAGCTACGTGACCGGCATGACGCCTTCGGACTACGAAGGCACCGAGAAATTCAGCGCGCGCGGATTCAGCACCAGCACCCAGTACGATGGCCTGCCGCAGCAGGATTACAGCCCGCACATGGATCTTGCCATTTATGACCGCGTGGAGATCCTGCGCGGCCCGTCGGGCCTGCTGACCGGCACCGGCGAGCCGGGCGGCATCGTCAATTACGTGCGCAAGCGCCCGCTGGACGTGGCGCATTTTTCGGCGTCCGCCTCGGTCGGGTCCTGGAACCACCGCCGGATCGAAGCCGACGGCGGCGGCGCCCTGAACGGCGCGGGCACGCTGCGCGGCCGGCTGGTGGGCGCCTACGAGGCCGAAGACAAGTTCTATGACTACGGCCGTTCGGAACCCACGACGCTCTACGGCGTGCTGGAGTACGACTTCACGCCCAACACCACGATTGGACTCACCGCCGCGTACAACCAGCGTCGCTTCCGCAATTTCAATGGCCTGCCGCTGTACGCGGACGACAGCCTGCCTGCGCGCCACGACTACGTCGGGCCCAGCAAGATGTCCAACATGGACACCTACGACCTCGGCACCGACCTGACGCACCGCTTCGGCGGGGGCTGGGAGCTGAAGGCGGCCTACCTGCACCGCGACACGCGCTATCGCGGCTACTCGGCCTTCGTCACCGCGCCGCTGGATGTGGAGACGGGACGCAGCGGCATGAGCGTCGGGCGCATCGCCAACGACTTCAAGTGGGACCAGGGCGACATTCACGTATCCGGCCCGGTGCGCATGCTGGGCCGTGACCACACCCTGACGCTGGGCTACAACTACGCGCGTTACGACTCCACGACGGGCAGCCGGTTCGCGACGCTGACCGACTGGGATCCGCTGAACGACCACGATTTCGGCGCCATCTACGACCAGCCTGTCATCAACAAGAGCAACTCCATCACGACGCAGTCGGGCCTGTACGCGACGGGCCGCTTCAAGCTCGCCGACCCATTGACCCTGGTGCTGGGCGGCCGCTGGACCGACTATTCCGAAAAGAGCCGCGACGTGTCGCCGGTGGCGTCCGACTACACGCGTAGCGCGGCCGATGTCAGCAATGAGTTCACGCCTTTCGGCGGCGTGGTCTGGGATGTGAGCAAACAGGTGTCCGTGTACGCCAGCTACGCCGACATCTTCGTGCCGCAGACGCAGAAGGACTACACCGGCCAGACGCTCAAGCCCCGCGTGGGCTGGCAGACCGAGGCGGGCATCAAGGGCGAGTTCTTCGACGGCCGGTTGAATGCGTCGCTGGCGGTGTTCCGCATCCGCGACCAGAACCGCGCCATGACGGACGAAGCGCACATCGGTTGCGACGGTACGGTGAACGGCGCGTGCTATCGGCCCGCCGGCAAGGTGCAGAGCCAGGGCTGGGAAGCGGAGGTCAGCGGCAGTCCGGCGCCGGGCTGGGATATCTCGGCGGGCTACACCTACACCAATGCCAAGTACCTTCAGGACTCGAACCCGGCCAACGTGGGCCAACGTTTTGCTGCCGACGTGCTGCCCAAGCACCTGTTCAAGCTTTGGACGCAGTACCGCTTCGGCCGCGACGATTTCGGGGGCGCGCTGGTGGGCTGGCGCGTGGGCACCGGCGTGCAGGCGCAAAGCGATGTGTACACGTCGTCCATGCGGCAAGGCGGGTACATGACGGTGTCCGCGCGTGTGGGCTATCAGATCAACAAGAATTGGGACGCCGCGCTGTCGGTGAACAACCTGTTCAATCGCGAATACTTGCGCACCCCGGGTTACGGCATCTTCTACAACATCTACGGCGCGCCTCGCAACGCCATGCTGACCGTGCGCTACGCGATGTAGACCTGTGCGCCAGGTCTGCCTCCCCAGCGGCCGTGCACGTTCGGTCGTGCACGTTGCTGGGGGGCCACGCTGAACGCGGCTGCCGAACAAAACAGCTGCAATAGGAATCATTAACATCTAATATCACGCCCTGGATGCGCGCCGGCTTGCTGTGGCCATGCGCCGGTACTTTCCTTAGGGGCATCATGGGGGAGCGGTTCTTCGGCGTGGTGGCCGAGGCATACAAGGCGTGGAACGCCGAGCTGGTCGGGTTTCTGAACCGGCAGCTCAAGCGTTCGCCGGATACCGCGCAGGATCTGGCGCAGGAGACCTTCGCCAAATGGCTCGCGGCAAGCAAGAGCGGCGAACAGCTGGAAAAGCCACGCGCGTACCTGTATGAAATCGCCCGCAATCTGCTGCGCGATCATTGGCGGCGCGAGGGCGTGCGCGGCGAGCACGTCGTGGCCAGCCTGGACGATCAGGGGTTCGAGCCGCCCGCGGACAGCCTGGCCGCGCACGCGGGCCTGCAGCCCGAAGCGCGCGCCGACGCCAACCAGCGCCTGCGTTTGCTGCAGGCTGCCATCGACGACATGCCGGCGCGCCAGCGCGAAGCGTTTTTGCTTTATCGGTATGATGAGCTGCGCTGCGAGGAGATCGCCAGCCGCATGGGCATTTCGGTCCGCGCGGTGGAAAAGCACCTGCAGTTGGCTCTGGCGCATTGCAAGCGTCGCGTTCAGGGCGAAGCCTGATGAACCCATCCCAACCTTTATCCGCTACCGAAGCCGTCGCCAGCGCATGGTTCCTGCGCCGCCGCGAGGCCGCGCTCGATGCCTTTGCCGAGCGCGACTTTCAGGCATGGCTGGCCGAGTCGCCGCTAAATCGCCAGGAATATGAACGCCTTGCCCAGGTCTGGGACGACATGGCGGCGCTGCCGCGTCCCGCACCCCGGCAGGCAGCGCAGACGCCCGCACCGCGTCCACCGCGATTTGCCGCTTACCTGAAATGGGGATGCGTGGCCGCGGCCTTGGCGCTGACCGTCGCTGCCGCGTACCAATACCTGCCGGTCAGCTACACGACGCTGGCCAACGCCGCCACGCAGACCCGCAGCGTCGATCTTCCCGACGGCACGCAGGTCCACGCCAACGGCGGCACCCGCGTCACCGTGAAATACACGCTGGCCGAGCGGCGCATCAGCATCGAAGGCGGCGAAGTCTTCATCGACGCGGCGGCCGACCGGCGTCCGCTGATCGTGGAGGCGGGCGGCGCCCGGCTGCGCGATATCGGCACCGAGTTCAACGTGCTGCTCCTGCCGGACACCTTGCAGGTGGGCGTGCGCAGCGGCGTCGTGCTGCTGGAATCCGGCGATGCGCAGACGCCCGTCGTCCGGCGGCTGCAGGCGGGCGATACGGTCCGGCTTGCGCGCGGCCCCGGCCGGCAGGTGCGCGAGCAGCGCGTGCCGTTGACCGAGATCGGCGCCTGGCAGGACGGCGTGGTGGTGGTGCATGACATGACCGTGCAGCAACTGGCGGCGTACATGGCGCTGCATCGCGAGGCACCCGTGCTGGTCGCGGATGCCCGCGCCGGCGGTCTGCGGCTGTCGGGCACGCTGGACCTGCGCCAACCCGAGGCGTTCCTGGATGTGCTGCCCAGCCTGCTGCCCGTGACGGTGAATCGCCGGCCGGACGGCACGGCGGTGGTCGCCAGCCGCTAAGCTGCCGGCCAGTCCTTGTTTGCGAATAATTATTTTTCCCAACACGTTCGGGTTCTGGCCGCTCGTGCGTCTTCCCCAGTGAAAGTTCACTTCTTCTCGTGGGGATAGACCATGGCGTCTCGCCATTTCCATTGCCGGCCCAGCGTTGGCCGTTACGCGCTGCTGTGCGCATTGTCGATGACCGTACTGGCGGCGGGCGCCCTGACGTCCCGTCCCGCCCATGCGCAGGCTGCCCAAGCGCAAGCCATTGAATTGGCGGCGGGCAGCCTGGCGGATTCGCTGGTCAGCCTGGGCCGTCAGGCGCAGGTGCAGATTCTGTTCAGCCCCGGGGCCGTGGCTGGCCTGCAAGCGCCGGCCGTCTCGGGCCGGCTGACGCCGCAAGCGGCCCTGGATCGGCTGCTGGCGCGCTCCGGGCTGGTTGCGGTGCCCAGCGGGGCGGGCTTCATCGTGCGGGCGCCGTCCGGCGGCGGCAGCAGCGACGCCACGACGCTGGCGCCGGTAACCGTCACGGGCCGCGACCTTGCCACGACCGAAGGCACGGGTTCCTACACCACGCCGGCCGTCACCATCGGCAAGAACGTGCAAAGCCTGCGTGAGATTCCGCAGTCCATTTCCGTGGTCACGCGCCAGTTGCTGGACGACCAGAACCTCGTGAACCTGGACGACGCCATGCGCACGGTCACGGGTGTCACGGTCGAAGCCGGCAGCGTGGGCGGCAATCATGGGAACTTCTATTCCCGCGGCTACGCGCTGGACACGATCCAGGTGGACGGCGTCAACACGCCCGCCAGCACCGGCAACGATCTGTCGGCCGGCTTCGGCCTGGCCATCTACGACCGCATCGAAGTGCTGCGCGGTCCGGCCGGGCTGTTCCAGGGCGCGGGAGACCCGGGCGGCACGGTGAATCTGGTGCGCAAGCGCGCGCAGCGGGACTTTGCGTTCAGCGGGCAGGTCATGGCCGGATCGTGGGACCGCTACTACACCGAAGCCGACATCACCGGACCGCTGGATAGCGACGGCCGGCTGCGTGGCCGGCTGGTCGCGTCCTACGACGACCGCCGCTCGTTCGTGGACGGCGTCTACACCCGCAAGCCGCTGTTCTACGGCACGATGAGCTTTGACGTGACGCCGGACACGACGCTGACGGCGGGCGCCACGTACCAGCAGTACAAGGGCCGCCCCTTCTTCGGCCTGCCCGCGTACACCGACGGCCGTCTGCTCGACGTGCGCCGCTCGACCAATCTGGATCCCAGTTGGAACCACATCACCGAGGAAATCACCGAGTACTT
The DNA window shown above is from Achromobacter spanius and carries:
- a CDS encoding SDR family oxidoreductase; this translates as MALRIAYVTSGMGHTGTAICQALHRAGHRVVAGCGPRSSRKDHWLKEQKSLGYDFIASEGDATDWASTEAAFAKVRREVGEIDVLVNNAGSMLDMRFRQMSHADWSAVLRSNLDTLFNSTKQVVDSMADRGWGRIINIGSVAAEKGQIGQINFATAKGAVIGFTRSLAQEVAARGVTVNLVSPGFIADDTVRAFPPALLDRIVESVPVGRLGTAQDLAGLCVWLGSDEAAFVTGANYAINGGVYMS
- a CDS encoding GCN5 family acetyltransferase, whose product is MTPDSSSAHPVAIDPDQVGEYPAMTKSGGGYFYDDVLEYRVWVHPHAGGEDLHDGDDYYYAFDTFEDAAAFSQDTPGAEQPLVLVRQLESINEPTPGVFEHYTEERITEWRVEWLADSKRTATSIADFLKRRGV
- a CDS encoding cold-shock protein, whose protein sequence is METGIVKWFNDAKGFGFIMPEDGGKDIFAHFSEIVSDGHKVLLENQRVSYVTAQGAKGPHATQIRAL
- a CDS encoding sigma-70 family RNA polymerase sigma factor, which encodes MLAAESGVQQQLHTLYRDHHSWLFGWLRKRMGCAHNAADVAQDTFERLLASRDVLMGQRLQINEPRAYLTTTAKRLLIDRARREQLERAYLAELELMAEDLPQYPSPEQLLIAVQALDQICRVLEGVSAKARAAFLLHYLDGQTHAAVAGHLGVSTKMVQKYLVQVLLHCGRLLA
- a CDS encoding FecR family protein — protein: MSATVSDNDALAAQAAQWIVALSADDGIERERARTQFEAWKRADPRHAAAAAGMERLLGQVSDVRSTGTGGAGNAAVASMLAMQGKRRRIKTYVAALALTCTLAVPAWMALQAYPPSYLLADVRAGTGQWKTQTLADGTRITLNSASAVNLRYDAARRTIELLQGEILVDVAKDAARPFVIETRDGAMRAVGTRFVVSREEDSTVLRVLESKVTVQTADQRRARSAESALIEAGQAVRIRPDGLGLVTAIDPRSVEDAWAQHRLFVEDRPLAEVLDTLNRHRSGHIQYDAAAIGHLRISAVLPLDDTDRALQLLAANLPGLRIRTYTPYLVRVDLPAAP
- a CDS encoding TonB-dependent siderophore receptor, which gives rise to MAFLSRGAPRANAYPSGRIRRLTLARHLPLAIAAALAVLEPPAVQAQSAPSAAMAYDIPAGPLAPALSRYAQQSGAEIVLDVRALDGISTEGLRGRYGVNEGFDALLQGTGYRASKTAVGYVLVPAPGRDGVTTLDAVRVDGSGVRSATTEGSGSYAARAVTLTKGAQSLREIPQSVSVMTRQQMDDQGLTTVAEALSYVTGMTPSDYEGTEKFSARGFSTSTQYDGLPQQDYSPHMDLAIYDRVEILRGPSGLLTGTGEPGGIVNYVRKRPLDVAHFSASASVGSWNHRRIEADGGGALNGAGTLRGRLVGAYEAEDKFYDYGRSEPTTLYGVLEYDFTPNTTIGLTAAYNQRRFRNFNGLPLYADDSLPARHDYVGPSKMSNMDTYDLGTDLTHRFGGGWELKAAYLHRDTRYRGYSAFVTAPLDVETGRSGMSVGRIANDFKWDQGDIHVSGPVRMLGRDHTLTLGYNYARYDSTTGSRFATLTDWDPLNDHDFGAIYDQPVINKSNSITTQSGLYATGRFKLADPLTLVLGGRWTDYSEKSRDVSPVASDYTRSAADVSNEFTPFGGVVWDVSKQVSVYASYADIFVPQTQKDYTGQTLKPRVGWQTEAGIKGEFFDGRLNASLAVFRIRDQNRAMTDEAHIGCDGTVNGACYRPAGKVQSQGWEAEVSGSPAPGWDISAGYTYTNAKYLQDSNPANVGQRFAADVLPKHLFKLWTQYRFGRDDFGGALVGWRVGTGVQAQSDVYTSSMRQGGYMTVSARVGYQINKNWDAALSVNNLFNREYLRTPGYGIFYNIYGAPRNAMLTVRYAM
- a CDS encoding RNA polymerase sigma factor — protein: MGERFFGVVAEAYKAWNAELVGFLNRQLKRSPDTAQDLAQETFAKWLAASKSGEQLEKPRAYLYEIARNLLRDHWRREGVRGEHVVASLDDQGFEPPADSLAAHAGLQPEARADANQRLRLLQAAIDDMPARQREAFLLYRYDELRCEEIASRMGISVRAVEKHLQLALAHCKRRVQGEA
- a CDS encoding FecR family protein, yielding MNPSQPLSATEAVASAWFLRRREAALDAFAERDFQAWLAESPLNRQEYERLAQVWDDMAALPRPAPRQAAQTPAPRPPRFAAYLKWGCVAAALALTVAAAYQYLPVSYTTLANAATQTRSVDLPDGTQVHANGGTRVTVKYTLAERRISIEGGEVFIDAAADRRPLIVEAGGARLRDIGTEFNVLLLPDTLQVGVRSGVVLLESGDAQTPVVRRLQAGDTVRLARGPGRQVREQRVPLTEIGAWQDGVVVVHDMTVQQLAAYMALHREAPVLVADARAGGLRLSGTLDLRQPEAFLDVLPSLLPVTVNRRPDGTAVVASR